The following coding sequences are from one Labeo rohita strain BAU-BD-2019 unplaced genomic scaffold, IGBB_LRoh.1.0 scaffold_670, whole genome shotgun sequence window:
- the LOC127161569 gene encoding phospholipase A2 inhibitor and Ly6/PLAUR domain-containing protein-like — MDLRISVVLLLIFLSGGHSLKCYTCKGDLTGSCDAKVETCGYGLSKCKTTMGEQYIGRNSFTVTTKQCASSCASDILKPFLDVVDYFYGWSEDTTHCCDTDLCNAPPKQFPTGGRADSTEPHEDGIQRLPTGGTADGVYKGSFLLLLPSLLFYFLFQ; from the exons ATGGATCTGCGCATCTCGGTTGTTCTTCTTCTCATTTTTCTCTCTGGAG GACACTCTCTCAAGTGTTACACATGCAAGGGTGATCTGACGGGTTCCTGTGATGCCAAAGTGGAGACGTGTGGATATGGACTTTCCAAATGTAAAACCACAATGGGAGAACAATACATTG GTCGCAATTCGTTTACTGTCACAACTAAACAGTGTGCAAGTTCATGTGCATCAGACATCCTAAAACCTTTCCTGGATGTCGTGGACTACTTTTATGGATGGTCAGAAGATACCACTCACTGCTGTGACACTGACCTCTGCAATGCACCCCCCAAACAATTCCCGACTGGAGGGAGAGCAG ATTCCACTGAACCACATGAAGATGGAATCCAACGGCTCCCGACTGGAGGGACAGCAG ATGGTGTGTATAAGGGAAGCTTCCTCCTGCTGTTGCCTTCTCTGCTCTTCTACTTCCTGTTTCAGTGA
- the LOC127161568 gene encoding endoplasmic reticulum metallopeptidase 1 isoform X2: MERDSTVRRIRTQQNQQQQQQQIQPDCRDEAAALNGLRRRKHKPEVRAGLLGESSAVLLLLGFVCLLWLLVLISLQQLVISSPGHFNALWARKHLEQITSVGPRTVGSPENEIMTVNYLLDQIEQIRTESKTGPHSITVDVQRPTGSFSIDFLGGFTSYYDRVTNIAVKLEPKTKAQHFMLANCHFDSVANSPGASDDAVSCSVMLEVLHSLANLSTPLKHGVVFLFNGAEENILQASHGFITQHPWAQQVRAFVNLEAAGVGGKEVVFQTGPENPWLVQAYVRAAVHPFASVVGQEVFQSGVIPSDTDFRIYRDFGNIPGIDLAFIENGFIYHTKYDTPERIHTDSIQRAGDNILSVLKHLLMSDELADSSAYRHGNMVFFDLLGVTVVAYPARVGTIINYMAAVATVIYLGKKCMLTSNAGGRYMRDLACAACVAVLSWFVTLLTVLIVALLVTLAGRSMFWYSHFYAAVCLYGSVAVGKILLIHTLAKNLYYGISLLIQTRPLFLWRKHYYELWTHILVKNFLIMDLFHLLSSQDVN, from the exons ATGGAGAGAGACTCTACGGTCCGCAGAATCAGAACCCAACAgaaccagcagcagcagcagcagcagatcCAGCCCGACTGTCGCGATGAGGCGGCCGCGCTCAACGGGCTCCGGAGACGCAAACACAAGCCGGAAGTCCGCGCTGGGCTGCTGGGCGAGAGTTCCGCTGTGCTGCTGCTGCTCGGGTTCGTGTGTTTGCTGTGGCTGCTGGTTCTGATCTCACTGCAGCAGCTCGTCATCAGCAGCCCGGGACACTTCAACGCGCTCTGGGCCAG GAAGCATTTGGAGCAGATCACCAGCGTTGGGCCGCGGACCGTCGGAAGTCCAGAGAATGAGATCATGACGGTGAACTACCTGCTGGACCAGATCGAGCAGATCCGCACTGAGAGCAAGACCGGTCCTCACTCCATCACTGTGGACGTCCAGCGGCCCACCGGATCCTTCAGTATCGACTTTCTGGGCGGATTCACCAGCTATTATGATCGCGTGACCAACATCGCAGTCAAATTAGAGCCGAAGACAAAGGCGCAGCACTTCATGCTCGCAAACTGCCACTTTGATTCAGTGGCAAACAGCCCAG GAGCCAGTGATGACGCCGTCAGCTGCTCCGTGATGTTGGAGGTTTTACATTCTCTGGCGAATCTCTCCACACCGCTCAAACACGGCGTCGTCTTCCTGTTTAACGGAGCGGAGGAGAACATCCTTCAG GCCAGTCACGGCTTCATTACCCAGCATCCCTGGGCTCAGCAGGTGCGTGCGTTTGTGAACCTGGAGGCGGCAGGAGTGGGCGGGAAAGAGGTGGTGTTTCAGACAG GTCCGGAGAACCCATGGTTGGTTCAGGCGTACGTCCGCGCCGCCGTCCATCCGTTCGCGTCAGTGGTCGGTCAGGAGGTTTTCCAGAGCGGCGTCATTCCCTCAGACACCGACTTCCGCATCTACAGGGACTTCGGGAATATTCCTG GGATTGATCTGGCGTTTATTGAGAACGGTTTCATCTATCACACTAAATATGACACGCCGGAGCGAATCCACACCGACTCCATCCAGAGAGCAG GTGACAACATCCTGTCTGTGCTCAAACACCTGCTGATGTCAGACGAGCTGGCCGACTCATCAGCGTATCGTCACGGTAACATGGTGTTCTTTGATCTGTTGGGCGTTACCGTGGTAGCGTATCCCGCACGCGTCGGCACCATCATCAACTACATGGCCGCCGTCGCCACGGTGATTTACCTGGGCAAGAAGTGCATGTTAACTAGTAATGCGG GCGGGCGGTACATGCGTGATCTGGCGTGTGCGGCGTGTGTGGCCGTGTTGAGCTGGTTCGTGACTCTGCTGACGGTTCTGATCGTGGCTCTGCTGGTGACTCTGGCGGGACGCTCCATGTTCTGGTACAGTCACTTCTACGCCGCCGTCTGTCTGTACGGATCCGTCGCCGTCGGCAAGATCCTGCTCATCCACACGCTGGCCAAGAACCTGTACTACGGG atttctctcctgattcagaccagaccactttttctctggaggaagcattattatgaattatggactcatattttagttaaaaacttcttaataatggatttgtttcatcttttgtcttctcaagatgtgaactga
- the LOC127161568 gene encoding endoplasmic reticulum metallopeptidase 1 isoform X1 — protein MERDSTVRRIRTQQNQQQQQQQIQPDCRDEAAALNGLRRRKHKPEVRAGLLGESSAVLLLLGFVCLLWLLVLISLQQLVISSPGHFNALWARKHLEQITSVGPRTVGSPENEIMTVNYLLDQIEQIRTESKTGPHSITVDVQRPTGSFSIDFLGGFTSYYDRVTNIAVKLEPKTKAQHFMLANCHFDSVANSPGASDDAVSCSVMLEVLHSLANLSTPLKHGVVFLFNGAEENILQASHGFITQHPWAQQVRAFVNLEAAGVGGKEVVFQTGPENPWLVQAYVRAAVHPFASVVGQEVFQSGVIPSDTDFRIYRDFGNIPGIDLAFIENGFIYHTKYDTPERIHTDSIQRAGDNILSVLKHLLMSDELADSSAYRHGNMVFFDLLGVTVVAYPARVGTIINYMAAVATVIYLGKKCMLTSNAGGRYMRDLACAACVAVLSWFVTLLTVLIVALLVTLAGRSMFWYSHFYAAVCLYGSVAVGKILLIHTLAKNLYYGVSHGTKYTTHSLARHHKHRNTLLSQTKLIRSDKSSSSFSVVVVGN, from the exons ATGGAGAGAGACTCTACGGTCCGCAGAATCAGAACCCAACAgaaccagcagcagcagcagcagcagatcCAGCCCGACTGTCGCGATGAGGCGGCCGCGCTCAACGGGCTCCGGAGACGCAAACACAAGCCGGAAGTCCGCGCTGGGCTGCTGGGCGAGAGTTCCGCTGTGCTGCTGCTGCTCGGGTTCGTGTGTTTGCTGTGGCTGCTGGTTCTGATCTCACTGCAGCAGCTCGTCATCAGCAGCCCGGGACACTTCAACGCGCTCTGGGCCAG GAAGCATTTGGAGCAGATCACCAGCGTTGGGCCGCGGACCGTCGGAAGTCCAGAGAATGAGATCATGACGGTGAACTACCTGCTGGACCAGATCGAGCAGATCCGCACTGAGAGCAAGACCGGTCCTCACTCCATCACTGTGGACGTCCAGCGGCCCACCGGATCCTTCAGTATCGACTTTCTGGGCGGATTCACCAGCTATTATGATCGCGTGACCAACATCGCAGTCAAATTAGAGCCGAAGACAAAGGCGCAGCACTTCATGCTCGCAAACTGCCACTTTGATTCAGTGGCAAACAGCCCAG GAGCCAGTGATGACGCCGTCAGCTGCTCCGTGATGTTGGAGGTTTTACATTCTCTGGCGAATCTCTCCACACCGCTCAAACACGGCGTCGTCTTCCTGTTTAACGGAGCGGAGGAGAACATCCTTCAG GCCAGTCACGGCTTCATTACCCAGCATCCCTGGGCTCAGCAGGTGCGTGCGTTTGTGAACCTGGAGGCGGCAGGAGTGGGCGGGAAAGAGGTGGTGTTTCAGACAG GTCCGGAGAACCCATGGTTGGTTCAGGCGTACGTCCGCGCCGCCGTCCATCCGTTCGCGTCAGTGGTCGGTCAGGAGGTTTTCCAGAGCGGCGTCATTCCCTCAGACACCGACTTCCGCATCTACAGGGACTTCGGGAATATTCCTG GGATTGATCTGGCGTTTATTGAGAACGGTTTCATCTATCACACTAAATATGACACGCCGGAGCGAATCCACACCGACTCCATCCAGAGAGCAG GTGACAACATCCTGTCTGTGCTCAAACACCTGCTGATGTCAGACGAGCTGGCCGACTCATCAGCGTATCGTCACGGTAACATGGTGTTCTTTGATCTGTTGGGCGTTACCGTGGTAGCGTATCCCGCACGCGTCGGCACCATCATCAACTACATGGCCGCCGTCGCCACGGTGATTTACCTGGGCAAGAAGTGCATGTTAACTAGTAATGCGG GCGGGCGGTACATGCGTGATCTGGCGTGTGCGGCGTGTGTGGCCGTGTTGAGCTGGTTCGTGACTCTGCTGACGGTTCTGATCGTGGCTCTGCTGGTGACTCTGGCGGGACGCTCCATGTTCTGGTACAGTCACTTCTACGCCGCCGTCTGTCTGTACGGATCCGTCGCCGTCGGCAAGATCCTGCTCATCCACACGCTGGCCAAGAACCTGTACTACGGGGTGAGTCACGGGACTAAATACACCACACATTCACTCGCCCGACatcacaaacacagaaacacgCTTCTGTCCCAAACTAAACTCATCCGATCTGATAAATCCAGTAGTTCCTTCTCTGTCGTTGTAGTTGGGAACTGA
- the LOC127161568 gene encoding endoplasmic reticulum metallopeptidase 1 isoform X3 — protein MTVNYLLDQIEQIRTESKTGPHSITVDVQRPTGSFSIDFLGGFTSYYDRVTNIAVKLEPKTKAQHFMLANCHFDSVANSPGASDDAVSCSVMLEVLHSLANLSTPLKHGVVFLFNGAEENILQASHGFITQHPWAQQVRAFVNLEAAGVGGKEVVFQTGPENPWLVQAYVRAAVHPFASVVGQEVFQSGVIPSDTDFRIYRDFGNIPGIDLAFIENGFIYHTKYDTPERIHTDSIQRAGDNILSVLKHLLMSDELADSSAYRHGNMVFFDLLGVTVVAYPARVGTIINYMAAVATVIYLGKKCMLTSNAGGRYMRDLACAACVAVLSWFVTLLTVLIVALLVTLAGRSMFWYSHFYAAVCLYGSVAVGKILLIHTLAKNLYYGVSHGTKYTTHSLARHHKHRNTLLSQTKLIRSDKSSSSFSVVVVGN, from the exons ATGACGGTGAACTACCTGCTGGACCAGATCGAGCAGATCCGCACTGAGAGCAAGACCGGTCCTCACTCCATCACTGTGGACGTCCAGCGGCCCACCGGATCCTTCAGTATCGACTTTCTGGGCGGATTCACCAGCTATTATGATCGCGTGACCAACATCGCAGTCAAATTAGAGCCGAAGACAAAGGCGCAGCACTTCATGCTCGCAAACTGCCACTTTGATTCAGTGGCAAACAGCCCAG GAGCCAGTGATGACGCCGTCAGCTGCTCCGTGATGTTGGAGGTTTTACATTCTCTGGCGAATCTCTCCACACCGCTCAAACACGGCGTCGTCTTCCTGTTTAACGGAGCGGAGGAGAACATCCTTCAG GCCAGTCACGGCTTCATTACCCAGCATCCCTGGGCTCAGCAGGTGCGTGCGTTTGTGAACCTGGAGGCGGCAGGAGTGGGCGGGAAAGAGGTGGTGTTTCAGACAG GTCCGGAGAACCCATGGTTGGTTCAGGCGTACGTCCGCGCCGCCGTCCATCCGTTCGCGTCAGTGGTCGGTCAGGAGGTTTTCCAGAGCGGCGTCATTCCCTCAGACACCGACTTCCGCATCTACAGGGACTTCGGGAATATTCCTG GGATTGATCTGGCGTTTATTGAGAACGGTTTCATCTATCACACTAAATATGACACGCCGGAGCGAATCCACACCGACTCCATCCAGAGAGCAG GTGACAACATCCTGTCTGTGCTCAAACACCTGCTGATGTCAGACGAGCTGGCCGACTCATCAGCGTATCGTCACGGTAACATGGTGTTCTTTGATCTGTTGGGCGTTACCGTGGTAGCGTATCCCGCACGCGTCGGCACCATCATCAACTACATGGCCGCCGTCGCCACGGTGATTTACCTGGGCAAGAAGTGCATGTTAACTAGTAATGCGG GCGGGCGGTACATGCGTGATCTGGCGTGTGCGGCGTGTGTGGCCGTGTTGAGCTGGTTCGTGACTCTGCTGACGGTTCTGATCGTGGCTCTGCTGGTGACTCTGGCGGGACGCTCCATGTTCTGGTACAGTCACTTCTACGCCGCCGTCTGTCTGTACGGATCCGTCGCCGTCGGCAAGATCCTGCTCATCCACACGCTGGCCAAGAACCTGTACTACGGGGTGAGTCACGGGACTAAATACACCACACATTCACTCGCCCGACatcacaaacacagaaacacgCTTCTGTCCCAAACTAAACTCATCCGATCTGATAAATCCAGTAGTTCCTTCTCTGTCGTTGTAGTTGGGAACTGA